A genomic window from Arthrobacter globiformis includes:
- a CDS encoding LLM class flavin-dependent oxidoreductase, which produces MSELIFGLDTFGDVPMDDAGAPVSHARAIRQLLDEAVLADQLGVDVFTVGEHHRSEYSVSAPETVLAGMATRTERIRLGSGVTVLSSDDPVRVFQRFATVDALSRGRAEVILGRGSFTESFPLFGYDLKDYDVLFEEKIELFARLLHEKPVTWSGTTRTPLVDADVYPKTEGGLKTWVGVGGTPQSVVRTARYGFPLMLAIIGGQPARFMPLIDLYQRAAGEFGTTAWPVGMHSPGFIADTDDEAKEIFWPHYKVVRDRIGALRGWPPVSREQFEAETQHGSMYVGSPETVAKRIARAVASLDVGRFDLIFTSGAQPISARLKAVELYGSEVVPLVREILADGGRSSTAV; this is translated from the coding sequence GTGAGCGAACTGATCTTTGGCCTGGACACGTTCGGCGACGTGCCTATGGATGACGCCGGGGCGCCAGTGAGCCATGCACGGGCAATCCGGCAGTTGCTGGACGAGGCAGTGCTGGCTGACCAGCTCGGCGTCGACGTCTTTACCGTCGGTGAGCATCACCGCTCTGAGTATTCGGTCTCAGCGCCGGAAACCGTCTTGGCAGGGATGGCGACCCGCACTGAGCGGATCCGTCTTGGTTCCGGCGTGACGGTGCTCAGCTCTGACGACCCCGTGCGGGTTTTTCAGCGGTTCGCTACCGTGGATGCGCTCTCCAGGGGCCGCGCCGAGGTCATCCTGGGCCGCGGTTCCTTTACGGAGTCGTTCCCGCTCTTCGGCTACGATCTCAAGGATTACGACGTCCTGTTCGAAGAGAAGATTGAACTCTTCGCCCGGCTTCTTCACGAAAAACCCGTGACGTGGAGCGGCACAACGCGTACTCCCCTGGTGGACGCCGATGTGTACCCCAAAACCGAGGGCGGCCTGAAAACCTGGGTCGGCGTCGGAGGCACGCCGCAGTCGGTAGTCCGCACGGCGAGGTACGGATTCCCGCTCATGCTTGCCATCATCGGCGGACAGCCCGCACGGTTCATGCCTCTCATCGACCTCTATCAGCGGGCAGCCGGGGAATTCGGGACCACCGCGTGGCCGGTGGGTATGCACTCACCCGGGTTCATTGCCGATACCGACGACGAAGCCAAGGAAATATTCTGGCCCCACTACAAGGTAGTGCGGGACCGCATCGGCGCCCTGCGCGGATGGCCGCCTGTTTCGCGTGAGCAATTCGAGGCAGAGACACAGCATGGCTCGATGTACGTCGGCTCACCCGAGACCGTCGCCAAGAGAATCGCGCGTGCCGTCGCCTCCCTCGACGTCGGCCGCTTCGATCTCATCTTCACCTCAGGAGCCCAGCCGATCAGCGCCCGCCTTAAGGCCGTGGAACTCTACGGCAGCGAGGTCGTGCCTCTCGTCCGCGAAATCCTCGCAGACGGCGGGCGCTCAAGCACGGCCGTCTGA
- a CDS encoding MarR family winged helix-turn-helix transcriptional regulator, which produces MEQSKKGARQSPNPDELAVWREYVETAETLRQALAGGLQATSNVSPGDYAVLLALSEADGHRLRSSVLADSIGWERSRLSHHLGRMEKRGLVRRHRSGSDSRGAEIELTDDGAKTFRRASASHLRLVRRLFVDALAPEDLQAAGRVAARLRDHLADIALELETD; this is translated from the coding sequence ATGGAGCAGAGCAAGAAGGGCGCCCGGCAGAGTCCGAATCCGGACGAACTGGCCGTGTGGCGCGAGTACGTCGAGACTGCGGAGACGCTCCGACAGGCCCTGGCCGGAGGCCTGCAGGCAACGTCCAACGTGTCGCCGGGTGACTACGCCGTACTCCTGGCCCTCAGCGAGGCCGACGGACACCGGCTGCGGTCATCAGTGCTCGCGGACAGTATCGGCTGGGAGCGAAGCCGACTATCCCACCACCTTGGGCGCATGGAAAAGCGGGGACTGGTCCGGCGCCACCGATCCGGCTCCGACAGCAGGGGCGCGGAAATCGAGTTGACCGACGACGGCGCCAAGACCTTCCGCAGAGCCTCGGCATCTCATTTGCGGCTGGTCCGCCGGCTCTTCGTCGATGCGCTTGCACCGGAGGACCTGCAAGCTGCGGGCAGGGTTGCCGCGCGCTTGCGCGACCACTTGGCCGATATCGCCCTCGAATTGGAAACTGACTAG